The DNA segment AGCAGCAGCCAGAGCGCCGACGTCACGGCGACGAGCGCGAGCGCCACCGAGGCGACGCCGGCGCCGATCGCGAAGTTCCAGCGCACGTCGGTCGCCACCCCGGCCTCCGGTCGCGCCCAGAGCACGACGAGCGCCGTCGCGATCGGCCCGAGCAGCAGCCCGAGCACGAACCAGCGCCAGCGCGAGCGGCCCTTCTGCTCGGCGAGGCCGGCCGTGACGATCGCGAGAGCGAGCCAGAGCCAGCCGGAGCCTTGGGTGAGAGTCATGCCCGGAGCCTACGGCGCGGGCAGGATCATCAGGTCGAGGTAGTCGGTCAGGCAGGCCACCATGTCGACCGCGTCGTTCTCCAGCAGCCACTGCAGCTGGATCCCGTCCCAGAGCGCGATGATCGACGCGGCCACCCGGTCCGGATCCGCGCCCTCGCGCAGCCGGCCCTCGGCGCGCAGCTCTCGGAGCTGGCCGGCGTAGTCCGCGCGCAGCCGCTGGAAGCGCGACGCGAAGAAGTCGCGCCCCGGGTGCTCGTCGGTCGTCGACTCGCCGCAGAGCACCGCGTAGAGCTCGATCACGCCGGGCGCCGTCTCGTTGTAGCGGGTCTGGCGGACGATGCCCTCGACGAGCCCCTCCTCAGGATCGACGGGCGTCGAGCCGTCGCCGGTGATCCGGTCGCGGTGCTGCAGCACGGCCAGGAGCAGATCGGTCTTCGACGGGAAGTAGTGCAGCAGGCTCGTCTGGCTGAGCCCGACCCGGTCGGCGACGTCCTGCAGCGAGCCGCGGGCGTAGCCGCGGGCGGCGAAGACCGCGTGCGCCGCCTCGATGATCGCGCGCCGGCGCTCGGCCGACTTCGCGTACGGGCCGCGGCGCGCGCTCCGGGTGGTGCCCGCCTCCGCCATCGGCCGCTCCTCGCCCTCGAAGTGCCGGCTGCGCAGCCGGTCGATCGCCCAGCGTAGCGCGCGCTCGGAGCGACCGAGCGGTGCCCTCCACCAATTTCGAGTACGCACTCGAAATTGTGGTAGCGTCCGGATCAGCCGGGCGGACTGGTCCCGGACTCCACCACGATGAAGTGAGGGACACATGCATCCGTTCACCCGGCGACAGCTGCTCGCCGCGGGCCTCGGCACCGCGGCACTCGGCGGCCTCACCGCCTGCTCCACGCCCGGCACCGTCTCGGTCAACGCCGGCGCGGCGATCCCGGCGGCCGAGGGGCCGATCCGGCTCCAGTACTGGGCCTGGCTCAAGGACCTGCAGAAGGTCTGCGACGTCTGGAACGCCTCGCACCCCGAGGTCCAGGTCGACGCGGTCTGGATCCCCGGCGGCAACGCCGGCGGCTATCAGAAGCTCTACTCGGCCCTCGCGGCCGGCGGCGGCCCCGACCTCGGCCAGGTCGAGATGCGCTCGCTCCCCGAGTTCCTGCTCGTCAACGGCCTCGTCGACCTCAACCGCTACGGCGCCGAGGACTACGCCGACCGCTACGACCCCACGCTCTGGGGCCAGGTCAGCTACACCGGCGGCGTCTACGGGATCCCGCAGGACAGCGGCCCGATGGCGCTGTTCTACCAGCCGGAGATCTTCGACAGCGTCGGCGCCGAGACGCCCACCACCTGGGACGACTGGGCCGCGATCGCGACCGAGCTGCGCGGCGTCGACTCCTACATCGACTGCTTCCCGCTCGCCGACGCCTCGGTGTTCGCCGCCTTCGCGACGCAGGCCGGCGCGCAGTGGCTGAAGGCGGAGGAGGACGGCTGGGTCATCGACATGACCGACGAGGCCACCACGAAGGTCGCCGCCTTCTTCGACTCCGCGATCGACCAGGACCTGGTCGAGGTCGGCTACGGCGCCTACTCCCCCGCCTGGTTCGCGGCCGCCGCGAACGGCGGGATCGCCTCCTGCACGACGGCGAGCTGGGGCGACGCCCTGATCGAGGGCGTCAGCGGCGGGGCCGGCAAGTGGCGCGCGGCGCCGATGCCGGTCTGGGAGGGCACGGGCTACGGCTCGAGCTTCCTCGGCGGCTCGACGGCCGCGGTCTTCGCGAACAGCAAGCACCCGAAGGAGGCGCTCGAGTTCGCCGTCTGGATGACCACCACGCAGGAGGGCATCGACGCGATGATCGCCAACAGCGGCATCGGCTGGTCCCCGGCGGTCGGCGAGATCGGCTCGGTCCGGAAGGGCCCGAGCGACTTCTTCAGCGGTCAGAACTACAACGAGGACGTCTTCGTCCCCGCCGCGACGGAGCAGAACCCGGACTGGTCCTGGTGGCCGGTCACCCAGCAGTCGTTCAACATCCTCAGCGACGGCTTCCGCAAGAAGGCGTCCGGGCTCTCGCTCGTCGACGCCGTCGCGCAGGCGGAGCAGCAGATCATCACGGTCTTCCAGAACAAGGGCCTCAGCATCAGGAAGGCCTCCGCATGACCACCACGACCTCCCCCGCCGCCGCCGCGGTCGCCGCCACCTCGAGGGCGCCCGGCGCCTCGAAGCGGAGCCGCTCCGTCACCCGCGCCCCGTGGATCCTGCTCGCGCCCTTCCTGGCGCTCTTCGTCCTCACCTTCATCATCCCGATCGTCGTCGCCATCGGCTCGAGCTTCACGAAGGTGACCCGCTCGGGCCTCTTCGGCGAGGCGGGCGTGACCAGCGGCTTCGCCGGCTTCGACAACTACGCGCAGGCCCTCGCCGACGGCAACTTCATCGCCTCGATCGGCCGCATGTTCCTCTTCGGCATCGTGCAGGTGCCGATCATGATCGCGCTCTGCACGGTGCTCGCCCTGATGCTCGAGTCCGCCTCCGCGCGCTTCCCGGGCTTCTTCCGCGCCGCCTACTTCCTGCCCTACGGCGTCCCGGGCGTCATCGCGACGATCCTGTGGTCCTTCCTCTACGTGCCCGGGCTCAGCCCGATCATCGACGCGGCGAACGTGGTCGGCCTCGACCCCGACTTCCTCGGCGCGAACTCGGTGCTCTGGTCGATCGCGAACATCTCGCTCTGGAGCTACACCGGCTACAACATGCTGATCATCGTCGCTCAGCTGAAGTCGATCCCGGTCGAGCTCTACGAGGCCGCGAAGGTCGACGGCGCCTCCACCTGGCGGGTCGCGCGGAGCGTCCAGCTCCCGCTGATCCGCCCGGCCCTGGTGCTCACGACGATCTTCTCGATCATCGGCACGCTCCAGCTGTTCGCCGAGGCGCAGGTGCTGAAGACGGTCGCGCCCGCGATCGACAGCCAGTACACGCCGAACCTCAGCGCGTACACCACCGCCTTCGCCTACAACGACTACAACGTCGCCGCCGCGCAGGCCGTGCTGATCGCGCTCGTCGCGTTCGCCCTCTCCTTCACGTTCCTCTCGATCTCGAACAGGAAGTCCTCATGAGCACGACGGAGCGCGCCACCGCCGATGCGCCCACGACCACCGGCATCGTCACCGCGGAACGGCCCGCGAAGGCCGGCCGCGGCCCCGACCGCTCGGCCGGGCGCAACCGCGCCTCGACGATCATCGTCACCGCGATCCTCGTCGTCGTCGCGATCTACTTCCTGATCCCGGTCTACTGGGTCGTCGTCGCCGCCACGAAGACCACCGGCGACCTCTTCGCCACCTACGGCTTCTGGTTCGCGCCGACCTTCGCGCTCTGGGACAACCTGGGCCAGGTGCTGACCTACGACGGCGGCATCTTCGTCCGCTGGTTCCTCAACTCCGTGCTCTACGCCGGCGTCGGCGCGCTGCTCGCGACCTACCTCGCGGCCGCGGGCGGCTATGCGCTGGCGAAGTACGAGTTCAAGGGCAGCAAGCTCGTCTTCGGCACGATCCTCGCGGGCGTCCTCGTCCCGGGGACCGCCACCGCGCTCCCGCTGTTCCTGCTCTTCAGCCAGATGGGCATCGCGAACACCTACTG comes from the Rathayibacter festucae DSM 15932 genome and includes:
- a CDS encoding TetR/AcrR family transcriptional regulator, whose amino-acid sequence is MAEAGTTRSARRGPYAKSAERRRAIIEAAHAVFAARGYARGSLQDVADRVGLSQTSLLHYFPSKTDLLLAVLQHRDRITGDGSTPVDPEEGLVEGIVRQTRYNETAPGVIELYAVLCGESTTDEHPGRDFFASRFQRLRADYAGQLRELRAEGRLREGADPDRVAASIIALWDGIQLQWLLENDAVDMVACLTDYLDLMILPAP
- a CDS encoding ABC transporter substrate-binding protein, which codes for MHPFTRRQLLAAGLGTAALGGLTACSTPGTVSVNAGAAIPAAEGPIRLQYWAWLKDLQKVCDVWNASHPEVQVDAVWIPGGNAGGYQKLYSALAAGGGPDLGQVEMRSLPEFLLVNGLVDLNRYGAEDYADRYDPTLWGQVSYTGGVYGIPQDSGPMALFYQPEIFDSVGAETPTTWDDWAAIATELRGVDSYIDCFPLADASVFAAFATQAGAQWLKAEEDGWVIDMTDEATTKVAAFFDSAIDQDLVEVGYGAYSPAWFAAAANGGIASCTTASWGDALIEGVSGGAGKWRAAPMPVWEGTGYGSSFLGGSTAAVFANSKHPKEALEFAVWMTTTQEGIDAMIANSGIGWSPAVGEIGSVRKGPSDFFSGQNYNEDVFVPAATEQNPDWSWWPVTQQSFNILSDGFRKKASGLSLVDAVAQAEQQIITVFQNKGLSIRKASA
- a CDS encoding carbohydrate ABC transporter permease, encoding MTTTTSPAAAAVAATSRAPGASKRSRSVTRAPWILLAPFLALFVLTFIIPIVVAIGSSFTKVTRSGLFGEAGVTSGFAGFDNYAQALADGNFIASIGRMFLFGIVQVPIMIALCTVLALMLESASARFPGFFRAAYFLPYGVPGVIATILWSFLYVPGLSPIIDAANVVGLDPDFLGANSVLWSIANISLWSYTGYNMLIIVAQLKSIPVELYEAAKVDGASTWRVARSVQLPLIRPALVLTTIFSIIGTLQLFAEAQVLKTVAPAIDSQYTPNLSAYTTAFAYNDYNVAAAQAVLIALVAFALSFTFLSISNRKSS
- a CDS encoding carbohydrate ABC transporter permease yields the protein MSTTERATADAPTTTGIVTAERPAKAGRGPDRSAGRNRASTIIVTAILVVVAIYFLIPVYWVVVAATKTTGDLFATYGFWFAPTFALWDNLGQVLTYDGGIFVRWFLNSVLYAGVGALLATYLAAAGGYALAKYEFKGSKLVFGTILAGVLVPGTATALPLFLLFSQMGIANTYWSVLIPSLVSPFGLFLCRIYAQATVDTAIIEAARIDGASELRIFHTLGLRILTPALVTVFLFQLVGIWNNYFLPLVMLSDTELFPITLGLNNWLSQVDRLPEFYELTTGGVLLSIIPLAIAMIVLQRFWRGGLTEGSVK